The genome window AGCAGGGCATAAGATCGGGGTCGTGCCTGCGCCATCGTCACTCTCGGtcttgagagaagagagatcGCAGAGTGGTTGGCTCGCTCCCGAGCAAGCAGGATGCCTGTTTCCCGCACCTCAGCGGATGCAGAGAGACAGCCATGGAGGGCCCTCGATCTGAACGggtatgtttgaaaaatcctcctctcctttccccaaggGTATTTTCCGCCTCatctgctggggtgggtgggggacgGACAGGGGACGCACACGAGGGCAGCCTGAGAGCTCGGCCTGGAGGCGGTgtaaggcagcagcagtctcctcAGTCCCTTCACAAACGCCAGCACTAGGCCTTGAAAGCCTTTTGTCTCTGCCAAATGGGGGACGAGTCCCTTTTGGATCACATGAAGGGAGTCCCAAGCGGttgcccagctccatcctgctgcAGTAACTGTGACAGCTTAGCTTAGCTGTGGGCTAAGgaacatccctgggcagccaggaaggcagcGGAGGCGGTACAGGGCTCACCACGGAGTGCTCtgggtgcctgcagcagctcttcctggcctggggagagcagctggccccagccctgggaggagggcggcaggcaggcagggagtgaGGCCAGGACAGCAGCACGACTAGAGACGGAGAGAGCCAGGTCATAACCTGCTGCCCTCCATAAAACCCCACgctgcagaggtgggcagcAGGGCGAAGCAGAGCGCTTCCAGCTGCTAGCCGATGCCTAGAGAAGAGGTGCTTGGGTCTCGGGAGGAGAGCAGGCTTTTCCCTCCACCtggccagggtgctggggttgCGGAGATGCCAGCCAGGTTGGGCAGGTGGGTGCAAGAGGGCccagaaagcagggagggatcAGGCCAGAAGCCCCGtgtgctgcctggctgcccggcaggagcaggcagccccagAGCATGGGGGCTGTCTGCACTACTGCCCTCCAGCCgcgcagcccagcacccccattCCGGGGGCACCGTCCTGCCCCTTCTCTGGGGAGAGCCGAGCGGGGCCAGGCTGCCGCCCCTGTGTCAGGCCAGAGGCctgtgtgtgtcccaggggtgctgTGCAAGGGGCCAGACTTTCCCAAAGGCCCGGGGGCCCTTGGgcttgcagctgtgctgagcacagGAACCTCATAGCAAGTGAGCTCCTGAACGGATCCCTGGCAAACCTGCGTCCCAGCCTTGGGCTTTGGTAACAAGAgtgttccttctctttttagaCAATGCATCACCCACCAGAAGGGCAGGAGGGTCCTGAggctccttttcctgctgcttcccatccTGTCTGGTGAGTATCCCTGACCACAAATGGTGTCCTCAGTCCTGGGGAGAGGGACCAACTCCTGCGGAAAATAACCACCTCTTGACAATGTGACCCACAGCTGTTGTCTACTGCCGGGGCTCAACGGCGTGGGGAAAGGGAGCCTTGCACGTAAGTGTCTCTTGCTGCGGGAAAGCCAACGCCTGCAAAGGCGGAGACGGATCTTCCCGAGTGACCTCCGCAGGGTGGCAGGCTGAAGCGGGGAGCACTTTGGCAGAAGGTGCCTTTGCTGCCTGCATCCATCCCGCCCCCTCTTCATCTTGCAGGAGGCGCCAGGGTTTCCTGAAGCAGAGCTGCAGTCTCTGGGGTAAGAGCGCTTTCTTGCCAAGGAACGCACTCTGTGGAGCCGTCTCAGCTGGCTTCGTGCTGCCTGCACTCACTCGCCTCGCGTCCAGGGCTCCTGACCTTCCCCGTCTGCTACCTGCGGTGGTGGAAGGGAGCCGTTTGTaaacaggaggaaggaaaggggctggggggcgggggtgACCCAAGCCCAGAGCACCCTTCTCTGCACGGCGTTTGGAGCCTGcctgcagaggctgggcagctgctggacaagagctgctttctctttgcctcCAGGAACTCACAGGCTTGGCTGGAGCAGAAGATGCAGGAGCTCAAGGAGACGGCGGCTCAGGTGTCTGCTGCCAGGGCGAATATACTGCAGGCAGTGCGAGAGGTCCTCAGAGACCATGGTGTccaagaggagaagagagaggtaaGGGTGCTGGGGGTAGATCAGAGACCTTGCTGCCTTTGCGGGctgcctcctgctgcttctttgtggcCCGCTGTTCGCACAGAACGGCCCATCCATGTGTTTGTGTTCACTGCCATCTCTCCGGTCCTAATCTTTCCCCAGGAAATTCTGCAGCTGACTCAGGCGGCAATTAAGAACGTGCTTGAAAACTACCTCCCGATGCCTGACTGGGCTCTGGAAGCCATAGGTACGCAGACGGGAAGCCTCACTGCCCTCGGTTTGTGTATGGCACTCCCCAAATCTGCCGAGCTCTGCTGTCAAGCCTGAGAAATACATCCTAATGCACCGCTTCAACTCCTAATCTCTGGCCACCTTCATGTCAGGTGCCAccattgaggaggagaggacatCCAAGAGTTACGGTGGGCAAGGCAAGAAGAGCTGGTGGCTTTCTCCATTCggcttctcttctgcaaaccCTCCAGAGACGATCTTGCAGGTATCACGAGGACAGTCCGGACTCGTGGCTCACCTCCTTGCTTTTGGGCTGCCAGACGAAGTGCACAGCGCTTCCCTTCCGGCCGGCCGTATCGCTCAGCCCTGCCGCCTGCATTGCAGTCCTGACCCCTGCGAGGCTCTTTGGCTGCCTTGCCACTGATGGTCACGGCTTTCTGGTTTCAGCCCCGTATGGCCCCTGGCAACTGCTGGGCTTTCCAAGGATCTCGGGGCCACGTGGTCATCCGGCTGCCTGAGCAGATCTGGCCAAGGGCTTTCACCATCTGGCATATCTCCGAGGCAGTCTCTCCTTCCGGAGAAGTCAGCAGCGCCCCCAAAGAGTTTGCCGTCTCCGTAAGTCTTTGCCTTGTGCTTCTCAGGGTGGGGCCTGGCCCCAGGGAAAAGCTCCACCAGAGACGTGCTTctcacagcagcttctctcagagctctgtctggggctggctgctgcagggcaccgCCTCCCCTGGGGGGCCACTGGGGGCACGTGGTGGGTCTGTGCCTCTGGgggcttctctctgcttcatggCCAAGGATCCTGGAGCACGTGCTCAAAGCACCCAGAGTCAGCCTAAGCCGTGCTAGTCTACCGCTAGAGCCGAGGGAGGTGGGCAAGGCTTCCCGGTTCGGCCTCGGCGGGCCCTTTTTCTGGCGCCCTGCTCGAGCCTGACCTGCTCCCTTTGTCTCTTGTCTGTGAGGGCGTGGATGAGGCAGGGGCAGAAACTCTCCTGGGGACATTCACCTACGAGGTGCACAAGGAGGTGGCTCAGACGTTCCACGTGCAGGTACCGCAAGAGCTGTGGGCAGCATGCGCGGGAAGAAGGCCGGGTTCCCTGCAAGTCCGTGGAGGAAAGAGCTCTGGTTGCCCTTGCTTCCTCCTTCGTCAGGGCTGCCGTTTGGTCCTTGGCAGGGGCAGCGTGGGCAGAGGGGCCTCCGGCGATGTGCTGTGGCTCTTGCCACCTGCCTAATGATGGCTGCCcccatttctttacagaaggaGCTTCCCAGGACCTTTCGCTACATCAAATTCGAGGTgcagagcaactggggaaaccCAGAGTACACCTGTGTGTACCGTGTACAGGTTCACGGGAAGACGGCGAGCCACCACGACCACCCACAGGCCCAAGATCTCCTTTGAGAAGACTAATAAAACAAGATGTGTGGCAGTTTGGCTTGTGTGTCTTCCTTGTAAAAAGGAAGGTCTGAGGTCTGCCTCAGACCTGGCTCTTGCCCgatttggaggcaggagggtgtaTCCAGCATCCTGCGTAAACGGCTGCCCTCGCTGCACCGGCAGGAGCCATTGCCCATGGcgcctttccttctgctgtagagcTCCAGCCCCCGGCAAAACCTCCAGCGGGACACAGggagctccttcctcttcagcccctgcccgggggcacGACGACCAGGTTCTGCGAGAAACACGCAAGGGCGCTGACCCATGGGCACTGCCGTGGCTGAGTACGTGTCCCAGAGACcacacagagccaccccacagGTCCCCTTCTTGCCGGCTGCTCCAGATTGATGCTCACTGCAAACATGCAgcagttccctttcctttcccagttccctttctatattcttttcctgtgctacCACCTTGTTGTTTGGGGGCAGAAATACCATCCGTCCCTATGGCcctactgcattttttgtggAGGGAAATAAATCCCCCCAACATCGTCCTCTATTTTATTGGGGGGGAACTAATTTTCATCCCATGGCCTCCTCTATTTTGCGGTTAGCAATAACTCAtgttcatcttattttccagcCAGCCAAGTTGTGTGCGACTGCACCCTGCAGGTCATGagtcccctcctgtccctcccgttcccctctctgcagctcgGCGAGGGCCTTGGTGCCATTCAGCATCTGCTGTCCTCACCCCATCGCTGGGCAGGGCGAGGCGGGACTGTTGTCTTTCCACCACGCGctttgccagcagccctgctgcagccagcagacgAGGtcatggaagagggagaaggcgTAAGGCCGATCAGGCAGCCCGCAGGCTACTACACATCTTCAGGCGCTGACGCTCCACCTCCTGCGAGCACATCGAGATCgagagcagcacctggaaaccaggccaaagaggtggaaaggaggagTCTCAGAAgagggctgaagagcagccccctcctgctgccctgttgcGGATCACTCCTCTGTGCTCCGACCCCACGGCATGGGAGGCGGTACTGAGATGCTGGAGTGAAACGTTAGGATGCTGCAAAGGAGCAGGCAGCGACAGCCGAGAGGCAGATCCTCTCCTCGGCTGCATCGTCACTCCCGTGTTTAACAAAGTCGTTGGGTTCCAGCGGTGCCCGTGAACAGTTTGTGGTGCCTGGCAGGAGCATCGCAGACTAGTTGGGTctccttctgtgctctgaacttgcagAGAGCTACAGAGGTGCCAAAACGTCTTGGCCAAGAAGATCCTCCTCAGGTGACCCCAACGTGTGTTTGGAATGCACCCAGAGAGTATTTCTTCTCGAAGAAGAAAGCCAATCCCAAAGCATCAAGCTTTGgatggctgcagcagcttttggcGTACACAAAGACAGCAAAGTCAGAGCACTGCTCTTCTTGTTCATCTCAGCTACAGCACTGTTAGGTACTGCAGGGACGGGCAATGGATCAAGTCTGCAGATAGCTTTGCAAGTTGGCATTAGAAGCGTCAAGAGTGTCTGACGAGAGCAGACACGGTCTGCACAGGTCTGCCAGAGCTTCCTAGAGCCTGgaagccctggcagctgctTCTGGCCAGGCTCCTTGTTGCCTTTACtaataacagcagtgaaatatattgtgggtttttcatctttcttttttctgttttcttttcccccccaggAACCTTCAGAGGAATAATACTAAAAAGTCGCGTAAGAAAAAGCTCTGGCCGGTTCAAGGTATGGCCAAGATGCCTTCCATAAAAGGAGCCTCTCAGGACACAGGAATTCTTCAGCCACCTTCACCCAACCAAGCCTGCCTGCCGTGGCATTTTGTGAAGGGTGACGAGCGCCACTCTGCCCCAGCACAAAAGCCGTGGCTAAAGTGTATGAGTGAGGAGCCAGCGGCAGaggcaccccctgccccacatccaGCTGCCGGGGTCCTCTGCTTCCCTGTGTGGCATCAGGCGCTGCCGGCTCCTGAGCTCTGACCCTCTAATGAGCTCAGCAGTGAGGTAACTTTGCACCTCGGAATGTCAGATGCCAGCTGGAGGAGCGGTGCTAGAGGAGGCTTGCAAGCAAAGCTGACTTTGTGCTGGAAGGCGAGGTTGTGGGGCAAAACCAGCCACCCCGATTTGGGCAGGGGCATAAAGAGCCACTTGAGCATGTTATAGCACATCTCAAAACtcaaggtcaaaaataagtgaaaaagaatggaaagaacgGAAGGAAGACACTTTGTAAGGAATGCACCTGGCATTTAGACGTGTTAAAGATAAAacctgtctccactaactaacaataagcattaacacaaggacgactTCTAGGAagatagaatagagtgccaataCAGTGTCCGAAGGCTGACCCGCCTCATTATCCTgcgaaaaccacacctcctaggtagaaaacgcccccaacccaaataagccccctcctctctgggcatgcgtagtgaattaaaagagaactgtcgCTTTAAggtgaagtaagaaaggtaccaaccaatagttagttaaggggtgggaccgGTAGGCGTCACTCACTTTgctaactgtttaaatacttgttcaTGATTTCAAgcgggtgtgcatgctaggaggagaaatcccccatgcacccagcgcaggaataaaccaatgtcggctttctgaactgtcatttggctttgggagttttcttggttacgattttccgtaacaggcagggcaggagtaAATCCAGGTACCCTGcgtggagaagggggaaaaaagagcttccCCAAGCAAGAGAGGGGAACAAAGAGCCGTCCCGAGAGGGACGTGATGAGAAAAAGCCGAGCAAGGCTGTGACCAAACTGGATGCCCCACGTagaggataaaaagaagaaaacctccctgagTGGAGCAGGGGCTAAACTCCCTGCCCTGACTGAGCAGGAGTACAACTATCTGCCCCGAGTAGGACTGGGGAAAGTAGATGACCCAGGTGGGGCAGGGGCCAAACAAGACAGTTCAAGTAGGGCAGGAATAAGAACCGGCTGCCTCGTCAGGGCAGGAGCAATACAACTGCCCGCCGAGCAGGAACAGGGGGTTATAGCAGACGTCCCAAGTGAGGACTGCCCAAAACTACATAAGCCAAGCGGGGCAGGAATAAAactgcctccagccaccccGAGTGGGAATTGGGCAAATGTGTGGCAGCCAGAAATCTCACAAACCCTGGAGGcgggagaaaatgtgaagacgCTAAAAAGCCGCTCCTGAACATTTTTGGAGCtccagggtgggagagcagctgggtgggggcctggcagccagctaGGGTCAACCCTGCCCAGTTGCTGAGTGTTCCTGTGGTAGCACTAGTTCAGAGTCAGCCTGAGGCTGTATCTTGGGGgggcagatgaaattcattgGAAAGGAACCCGTAAGAGACCTGGTGCTTTGCTGCACGCGTCTCACGGACACAGTCCCGTAGCTGGGAAGAGCGGAAAAGAAACTCTCAGTAACCCAATGTGCCAGCCAAAGCTGTGAACAGGCACGCTTACTGCCCTGGGcaggtttttattcctctggctgtgcggctcagggaagaggtgggagctCTGCCGGCGGACGAACAGCcctttgccagcagtgtgtggggaagcccagcggctgccagctgctggctacgtgaggtgcccaggctgcaggggctgcgtGGCCGCAGTGCGTCCCCATGAGTCCCCGTGCGTCTCCGTGTCACAAAGGGGCAGTGATGCAGGACCCGCCCGCTGCTTGTGAGCTCACCAGGCCAGGGCTTCATATCCTGAAAAGCGGGCCAGTGAAAGCCACTTGGGCTGAGCTGACCTTCGGGATAACTtggctccttcctttgcttcttgcgTGGCTACATTGTTCCAACCATTTATCGTTTACTGCCCACTTGGCCTCCACTTCCATCctctttcaaaggtaattaaGATTAGACTTTCAGGACAGATCACagagtaggtagatacaggaTAAAAGTCTCCGCTGGTCTATACCTTCCGAGCTGTCGGCTGAGCTATTACACCTCTCTGGGCTGGCCAGATATGCGCTATGGGTAGAGTTCCTATTTGCTAATTCTGATGTCTCTACCGTAGCCTGGGATAGGTAagtgggggctgggggcagcgtAGTCTGAGGCGTTGGGCTCAGCCTAGAATGACAAGGagcccaccctggctgctgcggtaggaaggaaggcagaaaaggagcacggcaAAGGCAGCCGTTAAAGTAGTGGCCAAAAGCTGGTCCGTCACTCCTGCATCCGaggtgggaaagtgtgggctggagagccagagggctctgctgctaaagctggcaacaggtcagcagcaggtcctcttccgAGAAGGTGACGCACATTTGAgcctttcaaaagggcctttggaAGTGCTGTGAACCAGGGCCCCGTGACAGTGATGGTGAGGTCGTcagcctgcggctctgcagcagttaaaactaccACGGAAACAGTTTTGATGGCGGATGCTGTTCTGTGAGTTTCCTTTGGGGGTTTCCTCCATCATTTTGTTGAGCTACAATTATTTCTTGGCGATCAGGTGACGGGATTGGCGCTGGTCTTCTCTTCCGCGAGCAcatcctgacatcctttgtcatcccgagctttcccctctgttcctgaGAGGAGCGATGGCCGCAATGGGGAACGACTCCTGTGAGTAACAGTTTCCCCAGCAGGCTTGGACTTTGTGAATCCCCAAAGGCGATGGACGCGGCTGGTcctccatccctgaaagctgatgtgctGACAACCTGGAGTGAAGTCTGGGGCGTTTCCTTATAGTGGCCAGATCTACCCAGGTGTTTTCGATTAGACACAGGAAACGGcgttttctccctcctctgccactATGTACAAGACGTTGAAAGATGACATTGCTCATAGAAAGCTCTGACATCAGTAGGGTTACCTTCTGTGCTAGggtcttgcttgtttttgtccagttacaatcaggaaaagggaagacttgACCTCATAGTCTAATTCAAGAGcctagagggaaaggaaggtagcccgaggcacagaaatcagagtgTGGGTTTGTTGGACTTTGGGCAACGTAAGCGAGGGAACAGACTATCTTCCACAGCTGTTTCTTAACAAGCAAATTTCAATGGCAGCGTTAGGCTTCCCCCAATGTCTCTGTGTTGGAGGTTAGAGCTGGTTGTCCTGGGTGCTCCTGCACAGAACTCgactttgaaatatgcttttgtgcAACAGTATCGTCTCACCTCCTTTCAAACGTCGTTTCCCTGCAGTCATTGCCGAGGGAATGGCTCCGCCACAAAGGATCCTCTTTCCCCCGGAGAAGATTTGCATGGGCTGGCAGCAACGACAGAGAGCTGGAGCGGGACTCCACAACCTGCACAATACGTGCTTCCTCAACTCCGTCCTGCAGTGCCTGACGTACACACCCCCTCTGGCCAACTACCTGCTCTCTCGTGAGCACAGCTTGTCGTGTGAGTACTTTTAGGAACAGCTCTTTGTCAATCTGTTGGGCACTTCCTGAGGATTCCCAGAACCTGGAATTTGAtttaggggaaaagcagcccttctttgtcaaccccccaccccgcccgccccgagCGGGTGTCCTTTGAACGCTCAAGCCTAGAAGCCGCTTGTCGTACCTAGGCgtgttcctcttcagaaagtcaCCTCTTTCTAGCCCCGGGTCTCCGTCCCTATTCCTGCAGCTTAAACTCTCTTTGCTTACGGCACACAAAACTTCTGTCAGTTTAGCAtccctctgaaaaaagttttctacgCACAGAAATGTCCCGGGCTTGTTGGGACATTGTCACCCTAGGAGAAGAGAGTAGAACTCCTCTCCATTAAGTTTCCCGTTGCTACGGATATTTTGCTAAGCTGACAAAtcgctttcctctctctcctcaggtCGCCAGCTAGGCTTCTGCATGATGTGCAGAATGGAAGCGCACGTTAAC of Gavia stellata isolate bGavSte3 unplaced genomic scaffold, bGavSte3.hap2 HAP2_SCAFFOLD_99, whole genome shotgun sequence contains these proteins:
- the LOC132321323 gene encoding SUN domain-containing protein 3-like, with the translated sequence MPVSRTSADAERQPWRALDLNGNSQAWLEQKMQELKETAAQVSAARANILQAVREVLRDHGVQEEKREEILQLTQAAIKNVLENYLPMPDWALEAIGATIEEERTSKSYGGQGKKSWWLSPFGFSSANPPETILQPRMAPGNCWAFQGSRGHVVIRLPEQIWPRAFTIWHISEAVSPSGEVSSAPKEFAVSGVDEAGAETLLGTFTYEVHKEVAQTFHVQKELPRTFRYIKFEVQSNWGNPEYTCVYRVQVHGKTASHHDHPQAQDLL